In Nitrospinota bacterium, the genomic window TTTCTCTTTCTCTTTCTTTTCATCTATCTCTGAAGTTACTTTTATCTCGTTTTCCACCTCTTTAGTGGACTTTCTGAAGTTTCTGATTCCCTTTCCCAAACCGCTTCCTATCTCTGGGAGCTTTCCTGCTCCAAAGATAATAAGGATAATTATCAGGATGATTATTAATTCTGGCATCCCAAGACCACCGATCATTATATTCTCCTCCTAAAATATCTTTAAATTTCTTAAAAGCAACCTAACTGACAGCCGATAATCTTAATATCGAGTCTGTTGGCAACCTTACCAATCTCTTCTACATCTGCCCCTGTTTCCTCAGCAATCTTAAAAGCCCTGGAACAGGAGAGTTTCCCATTCTCCAAGGCCTCTTTTACCTTCTCTTCCAAGCCCTCTGTCACTGCTTTCATCCCCTCATAAAATTTAACCCTTTTCAATATATCATAATAAAGCAATAAGTCAAATGATAATTTGTTGTTACTGGTCATATCAAATGAGAAAAATGGTCAGATCAAGTGAGAAAAAAGAGGGAAGTAGCGGGAATTCTCCGGAATACTTGAATTATAAGGATTTGTAGAGAAAATTATGAGGAGATTTAGAAAAGGCGTCAAATAAAAGTTTATCAAATCAAATGGCAAAAATTATCAAATCAAATGGCAAAAGTGACTGGGTGGTTTTCCTTGTAGTTGGCGGTTAAATTTCCAAAATACTATTACTGTTCGAAACATATAACCAAGATGCAATGGCCAGTATAAGGCGCGGCGGCTTTTTGCCGTGGCCCTTAATGCTGATGTTATGTTTTTGTAGTAAACAACCTACGATTTTTTAGCTTCTTTTGAAGGTGTATCTGGATCAACAGGCAAATTTATATATCTATAGGTTACATTACCTTTCTCTTTTTTGTCGAAATAATTTCTAATAATATCTTATTCTTGTCCAGTATAAAGCTCAAAAGTAACTTCCCTCGAAGTCATTACTACAGTGCCCTGCAAAATTCTTTCTTCGTTTGGTACTTCATTGAATACCCGATGGGCCTGCTGAATACCTAAATCGAATATCCGTTCATATGGAATATCTGTATCGGACATAAGAGGTAGATCAGTAGCAAAGATTATAGCGACCCTATCTCTGCCGGTTGCCTGCTGGTTATCAATTTCAACTCTAATCCTTGATGGATTTAAAGAGTCTCTTGCCGGCACTCTTTCTATATCTGCCACAGTCCATTCACCCCTAATAATCCCTTCAAGTTGATCAAGGCGATGATTTATTCTTTCTCTGTCTTCACCGTTTGGCATTGATACCTCCTAGTCATTTTAAGTATCCAAACATAACAATTAATAGACGAGGTTCTTTATTAAAGCATTTTTAATATTATCTCGAAAAAAGTTGAAATAGTCAAGTCAGTTAATAATGAAGATTTGGAATCTTAAAAATTCTTGATCAGGAGCTTTTTGCGGGTTTTTGCAATGGAAAGTATAAAAAAGCCCGGTGGCAAAAATTATCAAATCAA contains:
- the tatA gene encoding twin-arginine translocase TatA/TatE family subunit; amino-acid sequence: MIGGLGMPELIIILIIILIIFGAGKLPEIGSGLGKGIRNFRKSTKEVENEIKVTSEIDEKKEKEKKD